One window from the genome of bacterium encodes:
- a CDS encoding nucleotidyl transferase AbiEii/AbiGii toxin family protein — translation MFKGGTCLAKVHAGFYRMSEDMDFLIPVEIDAKRSIKREMIAPVKDAFERQRTDNSCFDIVQPLEGANQSSQYLGAVGYSSAISNVVETVKLEISMREPLYEPIHHGAAHTLLRHPGTDAEAVKRFDAPSIALTEAYAEKFRAALIRPEVAVRDFFDIDYAMQIGAIDIERQQFIELVKRKLAVPGNLPANISSERMDGLVAQIETRLRPVLREEDYQSFDVQRAIDAVMQVARAVG, via the coding sequence GTGTTCAAAGGTGGTACCTGTCTTGCGAAAGTCCATGCGGGATTTTACAGGATGAGCGAGGACATGGATTTCCTCATTCCCGTGGAGATCGATGCGAAGCGCTCAATCAAACGAGAGATGATTGCGCCCGTGAAGGATGCCTTCGAGCGGCAGCGTACTGACAACTCATGCTTTGATATCGTTCAGCCCCTCGAGGGTGCGAATCAGTCCTCGCAGTATCTCGGCGCGGTCGGGTATTCCTCCGCGATCAGCAACGTGGTGGAAACGGTCAAGCTCGAGATCAGCATGCGCGAACCGCTGTACGAACCGATCCATCACGGCGCCGCACATACGCTGCTCCGACATCCCGGCACCGACGCGGAAGCGGTGAAGAGATTCGATGCGCCTTCCATTGCCCTGACCGAAGCCTATGCGGAAAAATTTCGTGCCGCACTGATCCGGCCGGAGGTCGCCGTCAGGGATTTTTTCGATATCGACTATGCGATGCAGATTGGCGCGATCGACATCGAACGTCAGCAGTTTATCGAATTGGTGAAGCGCAAGCTTGCTGTCCCGGGGAATCTCCCGGCGAATATCTCCAGCGAGAGAATGGATGGCCTGGTGGCGCAGATCGAGACGCGTCTTCGTCCTGTTCTCAGGGAGGAGGATTACCAGTCCTTTGATGTGCAGCGAGCAATCGATGCAGTCATGCAGGTCGCACGTGCTGTCGGATGA